The Sphingopyxis fribergensis DNA segment TTCGGTAGTGTGGCCGGTTTTCAGGCCGTCGGCGCCTTCGAAGCGGCCGAGGATCGGGTTGCGATTGGGCTGGATGATCGGTTTGCCCTCGGGCGACGTGCCATGCTGAAGCTTTGGCAACGAGAAATAGCGATTATAGCCATCCGGATGGTCGCGGATCAGCCGGTCGGCAAGCGTGACGAGGTCGGCGGCGCTGACCTTGGTGACGCCACCATCGGGCCAGCCATTCGGTGTTCCGAAGCGACTCGATGCCATCCCAATTCTGGCAGCTACAACATTCATTCTTTTGACGAATGCCTCCTCGCTTCCGTCGATTCCGACCGCGAGAACAGCTGCCGCATCATTGCCCGACACGGTAATCAGGCCCTTGAGCAGTTCGTCGACCGAGACTTTTTCGTTCGGACTAAGGAACATTGTCGATCCGCCGGTGCTGCCGTTCCATTTCTTCCAGGTCGTTTCGCTAACGGTAAATCGTTTATCGCGCGCCAGTTCGCCTTTTTTAAGCAGGTCGAACACGACATAGGCCGTCATCACTTTCGCCATAGATGCGGGAGCGAAGCGTTTGTTGGCGCCACGCGAAAAGAGGATTGCGCCCGAATCAATATCTTTGAGCAAGACGATTGGCGCCTGCGTGACATAGAGCGGGCGGCTCACGGGAGCATTTTTGGCCGGCGCGCTTTTCGGGCGGGAATCGCTCGCAGATGTTGCCGGAAAGGCGAAGCAAAGCGCAAACACCGTCAGCGCCGCCGCGCCGCCTTTCGCAAGGATGGCTGGCCTTCCCACGGCGTCCGGCCGTTAGCGGTCGCGCTGGACTACCGCGTCGCGGAAGCCCTTGGTTTTGACCTTGCCGAGGGCGCCACGCGCGTCGGCGTCGCTGGCGAAGGGGCCCACGCGGACGCGCCACAGATTGCCGGCCTTGGTGACATACCCGCCGACCGACTTAGCCGCCGCATTGGCGCGGCTTTCGGCGCTGAACGCGCCGACCTGAACGACATATTTTCCCGCGACTGCGGCAGCGGCCTTGGTTGCCGTCGCTGCCGGCCTCGTCGCCGGTGCGGGCTTGGTGGTTCCGGGGCCTTCGACGACGAAGCGGTCATCGCCCGGCTTGGCCTTGCCCGACGCGATCGGCGCCGCCGGCTGGGCGGCGACCGTCGCCGCCGCGTCGCCCGCCGCTTTGGGTGCCGGCAAAGCCTTCGCCTTGCTGCGCAGGATCGCCAGCAGCGATTCGGGGGTCGCGATCCGTTCGGGAACCGGCTTCCCCGCGCGAAGCTGCGCGCGTTCTGCCAGCGGCGGATTGGTGCGACGGACGCGGACCGCGGAAACGCCGTCGGTCAGCCCCAATTGTTCGGCGGCGCCGCGCGACAGGTCGATCAGCCGGTCGCCGACCATCGGGCCGCGGTCGTTGACGCGTACGAGGATCGTCCGCCCGGTATCGAGCGCGGTGACCTCGACATAGCTGGGCAGCGGCAATGTCTTGTGGGCGGCCGAGATACCCGCGGGATCGAAAATCTCGCCATTCGCGGTGGGGCGCCCGGCGAGTTCCTCGCCATACCAGCTGGCATAGCCGACGTCGTCATAGTCGGGGATATCGGCGGGCGTATAGGTGACGCCTGCAATCGTGTAAGGATCACCGACCTTAACCGGCACATCGGCGACGCCGTTCGCTGCCGTCGTCGGGCTGGCCGTCGGTCTCCCTTCGCGCGTGCCGTCCATGCTGCCACAGCCGGAGAGCAATAGCATTGCCCCCGCCAACAGGCCCCCGCCCCTAACGATCGATTTCATCCGCCAGCAACCCCACAGATAATGCGTAAAAATTGGAACAATTATAGTCCAATATCGCACGATAGTTACCGGTCAGCAAATAGGCGGTGCGACCGGGGCCATCTGGTTCGAGCAAGGTCGCCTGGACGTTGCCGTCGGGCCACCTGCCATCGACCGGTTGGATACCGGCCGCACGCCATTCGGACATCGAGCGCCAGCGACTATGGCGGTCGAAAACGCGCGGACAGCGGGTGGGCGTCAGACGGTTGGCGACCACGCCGCGATTGAAGCCGGCGGGCACGGTGACCGCGACGCCCCACGGCTGCCCGGCGCGCCAGCCCGCGTTGCGAAGATAGGATCCGATCGATTCGATCGCATCGGCTTCGCTCGACCAGATGCGCGCAACGCCGTCGCCGTCACCGTCCTCGGCGACGCGCAGATAGACCGACGGCAGGAATTGGGGATAGCCGAAAGCGCCAGCCCAGCTGCCCTTCAGCACGCTGCGCGGCACGCCGCGTTCGACCATCACCATCGTCGCGATCAGCTCGGGTTCGAACAGGCTACGGCGGCGCCCTTCATAGGCGAGCGTCGCGAGCGCCTCGGGCAGGTCGAAATTCCCGGTCACCTGGCCATAGGCGGTTTCGTGGCCATAGATGGCGATCATGATGCTCGTCGGCACGCCGGTGCGCTGTTCGATACGGGACAGCAGCGGCAGCAACCGGTCGTGGACGCGACGGCCGCCGCCGATGCGCGCGGCATCGACATGCTTCACTCTGTACGGCGCAAAGGCGGGGATCGGGGTATTGGGATTTGGCGGACTGCCCAGATTGTCGCGATCGAGCGCGACGACGCGGGCATTATAGCTTAACCCCGCGGTCACCCGGTCAAAGGTCGTTCGCGACACGCCGCGCGCTTGCGCCTTCGGCCACAGCGACTGGACATAGGCGGCGAATCCCCCGTCGCCGCTTTGCGCGTGGAGCGGCGCCGAGGCGGTGAGCATCCACGCCGACAGGAACGCCGTGGTGATCGCGAAAAGGCGTCCGATTCTGAAACGTATAGCGTGCGTCATGTCCCCACCCATAGGACGTGTGTCGCACAGATGCGAGCGGCTTGGCTAGGCGTTGGCGGGACAAGGCGAGTCATTCGCGCGACGGGTCGAGAAGGCAAGGTTTCGCTTGCCGCCGGACGATCGCGCGCTATGGCGACGGCCAAGGACAGGTGGCCGAGTGGTTTAAGGCAGCGGTCTTGAAAACCGCCGTGGGTGCAAGCTCACCGTGGGTTCGAATCCCACCCTGTCCGCCAATTACGCGAAATGCAATCGCCGGTATTTTCCGCGGAAATAGAGCAAGGGGTCGCGGTGCGGCTCGAACTGCGCGCGCACTACACGGCCGACGAGGATGAAGTGATCGCCGGCTTCGTGCAGCGATTCGTGCTGGCATTCGAACGACACGAGTGAACTGCCGAGCAGCGGGACGCCGGTATGGCCCGGCGCCCATGGCTGGTTGGCAAAACGGTCCTCGCCCCGCGCGGCAAACCGGTTCGAGGTCGGTTGCTGTCCGATTTGCAGGACGTTTACGCCGAAATGCGTGGCCTCGCGCAGGGTGGGCGCTGTTCCCGCGGTGTTTGCTATGCAAACAAGAAGCAGCGGCGGATCGAGCGAGACCGAGGTAAAACTGTTCGCAGTCAGGCCGACCGGCGTGCCTTCGGCATCGAGTGCTGTCACAATTGTGATGCCGGTGGCAAAACAGCCCATCGCGTCCCGCAGCGTGCGCGGGTCCGACCCCGCCTTGAACTCCATCGCCTCGCGCGGCTGGCGCCGTTCTAGAAATTCGAGCAATTGGCCGAGCAGCGCTTCTTTACGGTCCGATGCGAGTTCGAGGTCGCAATCATTAATGTCGGCGCTCTGGCCGAGCGGCAGTGCGGCGAAGAAGGCATCGCTGTCGGCGCTTGCCTCTGCGGGAGAAAAGCCGCCGCGAACGGCGAGAGTTGGAAGGACAAGGCGCGTCGCGGCGGCGCTTGCAATAACCACGTCGTCGACGGGCATGTCGACGAGAACAAGCCCCGCGGCGAGATGCGTCCCATCATCGAGGCCCAGCGCGTGCGCAGCGATCCAGCTGCCGCGTCCCGCTGCGACCACCACGGGCCTAGATCCCATCTGCGCGAGAACGGCGCGCAAATCCTCGATATGCGGCGCCAGGTCGGTGCCATCGCGAAGGTCGAGATTGACGACGCGGCGGCCCGAGAGCACGAGCGCCTCGGCGACCTCGCGCCAATTCGCGCGGCTTTGGCCGATGTCGGGGACCAGGAGGACCGCCGGGTCATTCTCGTCACCCAGCATGTCGGCCGCCAGAACAACGCCGCCGAAACCTTTATATTCGATGAGGCTCAAAAATCCCCCTTGCCGTGCCGGCAGGCTGAAGCCGACGGCGTCCGATATGATCGATTGCGAAGAATCAGACCATATCGAAAGCCGCCGCGTCGCGCCAGCGTGCGGGGCGCATTAGGCGCGCATCGACGCCAGCCGCTGGTCAACGATCGCATCGGCGTCGGCGATGATCCGGTCGATGAGTTGTCGGCAGGTCGGGATATCGTGGATCAGCCCCTGCACCATGCCCGCCCAGAACACGCCCTTCGAAAGGTCCCCGGTTTCGAGCAATTCGCGGCCCGCCTTGCCGTTCACCAGTTCGGCGACGTCGGCGAAGGTCGCCTCGGGCACCGCGAGGCGGCGCACCACCTCTTCGCTCACCTCGCTCTTGCCGACGCGCGCGGTGTTCTTGAGGCTGCGGAAGATCAGGAAACTGCCGCGTTCGTCATTATCGATATAGGCCTGCTTCACATTTGGGTGGATCGGCGCCTCGACGGTGGCGCAGAAGCGCGTGCCCATGTTGATGCCCTCTGCGCCGAGGGTGAGCGCGGCGACGAGGCCGCGGCCATCGCCGAAGCCACCCGAGGCGAGCATCGGGATCTTCAACTTGTCGGCGGCGGCGGGGATCAGGATCAAGCCGGGGATATCGTCCTCGCCCGGGTGGCCGGCGCATTCGAAGCCGTCAATCGAGATGATGTCGCAACCCGCGCGTTCGGCCGACAGCGCGTGGCGCACCGCGGTGCATTTATGAAGGATGGTCACGCCATGGGGTTTCAGCATCTCCCAAATTTCGCGCACCGCCTGTGTGCCCGCGGTCTCGACGATCTTGACTCCGCCGTCGATGATCGCCTGCGCATAGGCCTTGTAATCGGGCGCGTTGATCGTCGGGAAGACGGTCATGTTCACGCCGAAGGGCTTGTCGGTCATCGCACGGCAACGCTCGATCTCGGCGCTGAGTGCTGCGGGCGATGGCTGGGTCAACGCGGTCAAAATGCCGAGGCCGCCGGCGTTGGACACCGCGCTCGCAAGTTCGGCATAGCCGACGCTCTGCATCCCGCCCTGGACGATCGGATGCTCGATACCCAGCATTTCGGTGATGCGTGTCTTGAAAGCCATCTCGATCTCTCCTGCGCGATCCCGCCCTTACGGCATGTCCGCCGCGATCCATGAAATAACTTGACGCTTACGTCAACGTCGGGTTGACTTAAGGGATAGTTAGATAACGAAGGGAATCGGGATGGCGGCGCGCGAAGGCATATCGGATCGGGCGCTGGCGATTGCCGCAAAGGTCGAAAGCTTCGTGCGCGAAATCGTCGTTCCCTATGAGCGTGACCCACGCCGCGACCATCATGGTGCACCGACCGACGAACTTGTGATGGAAATGCGCGACCATGCGCGCGCCGCGGGTGTGCTGACCCCGCACATCCTCGGCGACGGCGATCATCTCAATCAGCGTGAGACCGCCGTCGTGCTGATCAAAAGCGGCCTCTCCCCGCTCGGTCCCCTCGCTTGCAACACGATGGCGCCCGACGAGGGCAATATGTATCTGCTCGGCAAGGAAGGCAGCCCCGAAATCAAGGAACGGTTCCTGAAGCCGATGGTCGAGGGCCGCGTCCGCTCGGCCTTCTTCATGACCGAACCCGCCGAAGAGGGCGGCGCCGGATCCGACCCGTCGATGATGAAGACGACCTGCCACCTCGACGGCAATCATTGGGTGGTGAACGGCCGAAAGACCTTCATCACCGGCGCGCTCGGCGCGCGCGTCGGCATCGTGATGGCGAAATCCGAACAGGGCGCTTGCATGTTCCTCGTCGATCTGCCCGACCCCGCAATCCATATCGACGATGTGCCGAACACGATCGACAGTTCGATGCCCGGTGGCCACGCGACGCTGACGATCGACAATCTGCGTGTCCCCGCCGACCAGATGCTGGGCGAGGCCGGCGAAGGCTTCCGCTATGCGCAGGTCCGCCTGTCCCCTGCCCGCCTGTCGCACTGCATGCGCTGGCTGGGCGCGTGCATCCGGGCGCACGAAATTGCGACCGATTATGCCAACCGCCGCGAAGCGTTTGGCAAGCCGCTGATCGAGCATGAGGGCGTCGGCTTCATGCTCGCCGAAAATATGATCGATCTGAAGCAGGCCGAACTGATGATCGACTGGTGCGCATCGGTGCTCGACACCGGATCGCTCGGCACGGTCGAAAGCTCGATGGCGAAAGTAGCTGTGTCGGAGGCGCTGATGCGCACCGCCGACCGCTGCGTCCAGGTGATGGGCGGTACCGGCGTGACCGACAAGACGATCGTCGAACAGGTGTTCCGCGAAGTCCGCGCCTTCCGCATCTACGACGGCCCGACCGAGGTTCATAAATGGAGCCTCGCGAAGAAGATCCGTCGCGACTGGAAAGCCGGGCTGGCCTGACAAGGTCGCCAGTTGCGACGGGAAAAGCACAGCCTCAAAGTGCTTGACGTTTACGTCAACGTCCGGTTCACTGGCGGCAACGAGACAATGGGAGAAGGACGGGTGCAGGCATGACCATCCTCTACGATGAAGGTCAGCAGGCGATCGCGACCGAGTCGCGGCGCGTATTGGAGGCGCGGGTCGACAAGGACGCGCTGCTGCCGCTTCTCGAAAGGGTCGGCGAATATCATCGCCCCTTCTGGGATACCGCGAAGGAACAGGGCTGGACCGGGCTTGCGCTTCCCGAAGCCAATGGCGGACTGGGCCTTGGGTTGGCCGAGCTTGGCCTGATCGCGCATCAGGCAGGGCGCAGCATCAGCGGGGCGCCGTTCCTGACGTCGAGTTTTGGCGCGGCCAAGGCGATCGAGCTGTTCGGTTCCGACGCGCAGAAGCTGCGTTGGCTGCCCGGACTGGCAAGCGGCGAAATCATCGGCGCGGTAGCTTTTGCGGCCGGTCCCGACGCGCTGCCCCCCTGCCCCGACGTGACCTTTACCGACGACCGGCTCGACGGTATCGCGCGTGGCGTTTCCGCCGGGCTCGCGGCGAATATCGCCATCGTTTATGCAAATGGTCCGGGTATGCGGGTGCTCGCGCTGGTCGAACTCGCCGGAACGCAGCGCTCGGCAGTACCGAGCTTCGACAATAGCCGCCTGATCGCCGACATCGGCTTTTCGGGCGCGTCGGCTGAAACGCTTGCAGCCGGCGATGCAGCGCGCGATGCGGCGCTCCATATACTGGCGTTGCAAGCTGTCGTGACGGCGCATGAACAGACCGGCGGCGCCGAGGTGCTGATGGAAATCGCACGCGACTATGCGCTGACGCGAAAGGCGTTCGGCCAGCCGATCGGCGCTTTCCAGTCGGTGAAACATCGTATCGCCGAACTTTACGGGCTGGTCGAACTGGCGCGTGCGAACTGCATCCATGCCGCGGCGCGGGAGGGCGCCGCCGATTTCGTTACCGCGGCCGCGGCTGCGCGGTTGTCCGCGACCGAAGCCTATGACACCGCGGCGCGGGACTGCATCCAGATCCATGGCGGCATCGGTGTGACATGGGAAATCGGGCTGCACCTTCATATGCGCCGCGCACGCAGCCTTGCGATCGAACAGGGCAGCAGCCTGTTCTGGGAGGACGTCCTCGTCGATCAACTCGCGGGAGAAGCGGCATGAGCGATCTCGAATCCTATCGCGCCAAGGCCGCGGCCTGGCTCCAGTCGATGGCCCCGACCTTTGGCCGCAACGCACGCAAAGGCCTTTCCGAGGCCGATGATTTGGCGCTCGGCCGCCGGTATCAGAAAGCGAAGTTCGACGCGGGTTTTGCCGGGATCAACTGGCCGACCGAATATGGCGGCCAAGGACTGAGCCATCTCGAAAAGGTCACCTTCGACGCCGAAGAAATGAAGCACGGATTTCCGAGC contains these protein-coding regions:
- a CDS encoding D-alanyl-D-alanine carboxypeptidase family protein encodes the protein MGRPAILAKGGAAALTVFALCFAFPATSASDSRPKSAPAKNAPVSRPLYVTQAPIVLLKDIDSGAILFSRGANKRFAPASMAKVMTAYVVFDLLKKGELARDKRFTVSETTWKKWNGSTGGSTMFLSPNEKVSVDELLKGLITVSGNDAAAVLAVGIDGSEEAFVKRMNVVAARIGMASSRFGTPNGWPDGGVTKVSAADLVTLADRLIRDHPDGYNRYFSLPKLQHGTSPEGKPIIQPNRNPILGRFEGADGLKTGHTTEAGYCFLGSAKRKGRRLIMVVAGMSSEKARRDEAERLMKWGFDEWEGREILPAGASLGHVDIRKGAFPAVATRTGIAVRMTVPKGYEGGYRAVMRSQAPIAAPVTRGTPVADLVVTPDGLPPQTTPLIAAADVAKAEGGWWSRARTGFYRLTGL
- a CDS encoding septal ring lytic transglycosylase RlpA family protein, with the translated sequence MLLLSGCGSMDGTREGRPTASPTTAANGVADVPVKVGDPYTIAGVTYTPADIPDYDDVGYASWYGEELAGRPTANGEIFDPAGISAAHKTLPLPSYVEVTALDTGRTILVRVNDRGPMVGDRLIDLSRGAAEQLGLTDGVSAVRVRRTNPPLAERAQLRAGKPVPERIATPESLLAILRSKAKALPAPKAAGDAAATVAAQPAAPIASGKAKPGDDRFVVEGPGTTKPAPATRPAATATKAAAAVAGKYVVQVGAFSAESRANAAAKSVGGYVTKAGNLWRVRVGPFASDADARGALGKVKTKGFRDAVVQRDR
- a CDS encoding lytic murein transglycosylase — translated: MLTASAPLHAQSGDGGFAAYVQSLWPKAQARGVSRTTFDRVTAGLSYNARVVALDRDNLGSPPNPNTPIPAFAPYRVKHVDAARIGGGRRVHDRLLPLLSRIEQRTGVPTSIMIAIYGHETAYGQVTGNFDLPEALATLAYEGRRRSLFEPELIATMVMVERGVPRSVLKGSWAGAFGYPQFLPSVYLRVAEDGDGDGVARIWSSEADAIESIGSYLRNAGWRAGQPWGVAVTVPAGFNRGVVANRLTPTRCPRVFDRHSRWRSMSEWRAAGIQPVDGRWPDGNVQATLLEPDGPGRTAYLLTGNYRAILDYNCSNFYALSVGLLADEIDR
- a CDS encoding flavin reductase, with translation MSLIEYKGFGGVVLAADMLGDENDPAVLLVPDIGQSRANWREVAEALVLSGRRVVNLDLRDGTDLAPHIEDLRAVLAQMGSRPVVVAAGRGSWIAAHALGLDDGTHLAAGLVLVDMPVDDVVIASAAATRLVLPTLAVRGGFSPAEASADSDAFFAALPLGQSADINDCDLELASDRKEALLGQLLEFLERRQPREAMEFKAGSDPRTLRDAMGCFATGITIVTALDAEGTPVGLTANSFTSVSLDPPLLLVCIANTAGTAPTLREATHFGVNVLQIGQQPTSNRFAARGEDRFANQPWAPGHTGVPLLGSSLVSFECQHESLHEAGDHFILVGRVVRAQFEPHRDPLLYFRGKYRRLHFA
- a CDS encoding NAD(P)H-dependent flavin oxidoreductase, whose product is MAFKTRITEMLGIEHPIVQGGMQSVGYAELASAVSNAGGLGILTALTQPSPAALSAEIERCRAMTDKPFGVNMTVFPTINAPDYKAYAQAIIDGGVKIVETAGTQAVREIWEMLKPHGVTILHKCTAVRHALSAERAGCDIISIDGFECAGHPGEDDIPGLILIPAAADKLKIPMLASGGFGDGRGLVAALTLGAEGINMGTRFCATVEAPIHPNVKQAYIDNDERGSFLIFRSLKNTARVGKSEVSEEVVRRLAVPEATFADVAELVNGKAGRELLETGDLSKGVFWAGMVQGLIHDIPTCRQLIDRIIADADAIVDQRLASMRA
- a CDS encoding acyl-CoA dehydrogenase family protein gives rise to the protein MAAREGISDRALAIAAKVESFVREIVVPYERDPRRDHHGAPTDELVMEMRDHARAAGVLTPHILGDGDHLNQRETAVVLIKSGLSPLGPLACNTMAPDEGNMYLLGKEGSPEIKERFLKPMVEGRVRSAFFMTEPAEEGGAGSDPSMMKTTCHLDGNHWVVNGRKTFITGALGARVGIVMAKSEQGACMFLVDLPDPAIHIDDVPNTIDSSMPGGHATLTIDNLRVPADQMLGEAGEGFRYAQVRLSPARLSHCMRWLGACIRAHEIATDYANRREAFGKPLIEHEGVGFMLAENMIDLKQAELMIDWCASVLDTGSLGTVESSMAKVAVSEALMRTADRCVQVMGGTGVTDKTIVEQVFREVRAFRIYDGPTEVHKWSLAKKIRRDWKAGLA
- a CDS encoding acyl-CoA dehydrogenase family protein is translated as MTILYDEGQQAIATESRRVLEARVDKDALLPLLERVGEYHRPFWDTAKEQGWTGLALPEANGGLGLGLAELGLIAHQAGRSISGAPFLTSSFGAAKAIELFGSDAQKLRWLPGLASGEIIGAVAFAAGPDALPPCPDVTFTDDRLDGIARGVSAGLAANIAIVYANGPGMRVLALVELAGTQRSAVPSFDNSRLIADIGFSGASAETLAAGDAARDAALHILALQAVVTAHEQTGGAEVLMEIARDYALTRKAFGQPIGAFQSVKHRIAELYGLVELARANCIHAAAREGAADFVTAAAAARLSATEAYDTAARDCIQIHGGIGVTWEIGLHLHMRRARSLAIEQGSSLFWEDVLVDQLAGEAA